The window GCAGACGAGGACAAGGCACGGGCCCGGACACCACGGGCACCCGTCGGATCCGTTGGCGTTGATCAATGGCCGAAACGTGGGTCGACGGATGGCGGCGTCCAGTATTCGGACCGTGACCGAAGGTCGACCGTGTCGGGTGGATGACCAGCATGTTTCGGGGAGTTGCCCCGGGGGCAGTGAGATCGCGCGACAGCCCATCACCGGTCCCGTCGGCGACAACGGCCGGGGGCGGCGTCGTTTCGCCGTGCGCCGGGGCACGGATGGTGTCCCGGCCGTCCTGGAAGGAGCGCGCGATGAGCGTTCACAGTGCTACGACGACCGCTCGGGCCGGTACGGGGTGCTGGCATGAGTGACCCCGAGCGGGCCCGACCCGGACGTTTCCGGCTCGGTGCGGCCGCCCTCGGGCTGGCCCTGCTGGCCCCGTTGGCCGCCTGCGGCTCCGACACCGGCGGGAACGGCGGCGTCCCCACCGTCAACCTCTACTACCCGCCGGAGCAGAACCTCCAGAAGGTGGTCGACGACTGCAACGCCCAGGCCGGCGGGCGGTACCGGATCGCGTACCGGATCCTGCCCCGGGCGGCCGACGACCAGCGGGTGCAACTGGTCCGCCGGTTGGCTGCCGAGGACACCGGGATGGACGTACTCGGGCTGGACGTGACCTGGACCCAGGAGTTCGCCAGCGCCGGCTGGCTGCGGGAGTGGACCGGCGAACAGCGGGCCGAGGCCGAGCGGGGCACCCTGGCCAAGCCGCTGGAGACCGCCCGGTACGAGGACAAGCTCTTCGCCGCACCGAAGAACACCAACGTGCAACTGCTGTGGTACCGGTTCGACCTGGTCGACCAGCCGCCCCGTACCTGGGACGAGATGATCGAGGCGTCCCAGCAGCTCAAGTCGCGGGGCGGGCCGTACCGGGTGATCACCATGGGCGCCCAGTACGAGGGCCTCGTGGTCCTCTACAACACGCTGGTCGCCAGCGCCGGGGGGCAGATCCTCAACGAGGAGGGGACCAAGGCCGTCTTCGACGACGGCGCGGTACGGGCACTGGAGGTCCTGCGTCGGTTCGCCACCGCGGGCATCACCACCCCGTCCTTCTCGAACACGATCGAGGACCAGGCCCGGCTGGAGTTCCAGTCCGGCGGCGGGGCCTTCCAGATCAACTGGCCGTTCGTCTACCCGGCCATGCAGGAGGCCGACCCGGAAATGGCCAAGAAGGTCAGGTGGGCGCGCATTCCCGGCGTGGACCCGCAGACCCCGAGTCGGGTGACCATCGGCGGAGTGAACCTCGCGGTCAGCCGCTACTCGCGCCACCCGGAGGAGTCCTTCGAAGCGGCGAGCTGCCTGCGCAGCCCCGACCACCAGAAGTTCTCAGCGATCAACGACGGCGTACCGCCCACGATCGAGAGTGTCTACGCCGACCCGGAGATGGCGCAGGCGTACCCGATGCGCGACACCATTCTCGAGGAGCTGAAGGACGCGGCGACCCGACCGCGCAGCCCCGCCTACCAGAACATCTCCACCGTCCTGTCGGCGACGCTCTCCCCACCGAGCGGTATCCGGCCCGAACAGACCGCCGACCGGTTGCGGGACGCGGCACAGGACGCGCTGGAGTCCAAGGGGGTACTGCCGTGAGCCGACCCGATACCGACACCACACCGGACCGGGCCGCCTCGGGGAAGGCCGAACAGGCCGGTCCGCCGGCCCGGATCCCGCGACAGCGCGGCGGGCGGGCGCCACTGAGCGAGGGCAAGCGGGCAGAACGCCGACTGGCCTGGCTGCTCTGCGCCCCGGCGGCGTTCGTGATGCTCGCGGTCACCGCGTACCCGATTCTTTATTCGGTCTGGTTGTCGCTGCAACGCTTCGACCTCAAGTTCCCGGACCAGCGGGAGTTCGTCGGGCTCGCCAACTACGCCACCGTGCTGAGCAACGAGTACTGGTGGACGGCCTTCGGCGTGACGATGCTGATCACCGTCGTGACGGTCGCGGTCGAGCTGGTGCTCGGCATGGGACTGGCCATCGTCATGCACCGGACCATCGTCGGGCGCGGGCTGGTCCGCACCGCGGCCCTGATCCCGTACGGGATCGTCACCGTCGTCGCGGCCTTCTCCTGGCGGTACGCCTGGACGCCCGGCACGGGTTACCTGGCCACCCTGTTCGGTGAGGGCGCGCCGTTGACCGAACGGGCGAGCGCGCTCGGGATCATCATGGTCGCCGAGATCTGGAAGACGACCCCGTTCATGGCGCTGTTGCTGATGGCGGGGCTGGCCCTGGTCCCCGAGGACCTGCTCAAGGCGGCCTCGATGGACGGGGCCACCGGCTGGCAGCGGTTCACCAAGGTGATGCTGCCGGTGATGAAACCGGCGATCCTGGTCGCCCTGCTGTTCCGGACCCTGGACGCGTTCCGCGTCTTCGACAACATCTTCGTGCTGACCGCCGGATCGAACGAGACCTCGTCGGTGTCGATGCTCGCCTACAACAACCTGATCAGAGGGCTGAACCTCGGCATCGGTTCGACCATGTCGGTGCTCATCTTCCTGACCGTGGCGATCATCGCGTTCGTCTTCGTGAAGCTGTTCGGCACCGCTGCCCCGGGCAGCACCGACGAGGGGAGGCGCTGATGGCGGCCGCCGACACGACCGTCGCGGCGAAGTGGCGGTGGGGACTGCTGGACCTGGTCGTGGTGGTCTTCGCGCTGGTCCCGGTGCTCTGGATCGCCTCGCTGTCGTTCAAGACCACCGCCACGCTCACCGACGGCAATTTCATTCCCCGCGAATGGACGCTGGACAACTACCGGACCATCTTCGAGACCGACCAGTTCGTCTGGGCACTGGCGAACTCGATCGGGATCGCGTTGATCGCGACGGCGATAGCCGTGGTGCTCGGCACGATGGCCGCGTACGCGGTCGCCCGGCTCGACTTCCCCGGCAAGAAGCTGCTCGTCGGGGTCTCCCTGCTGATCGCGATGTTCCCACAGGTGTCGCTGGTCTCGCCGCTGTTCGAGATCGAGCGGTCGCTGGGACTCTTCGACACCTGGCCGGGCCTGATCCTGCCGTACATCACGTTCGCGCTGCCGCTGGCCATCTACACGCTCTCGGCGTTCTTCAAGCAGATCCCGTGGGACCTGGAGAAGGCGGCCAAGATGGACGGCGCGACCCAGGGACAGGCGTTCCGTCGGGTGATCGCGCCGCTGGCCGCGCCGGGGGTGTTCACCACCGCGATCCTGGTCTTCATCTTCTGCTGGAACGACTTCCTGTTCGCGATCTCGCTCACCTCCACCGAGCGGTCCCGTACGGTGCCGGTCGCGTTGTCGTTCTTCACCGGTGAGTCGCAGTTCGAGGACCCGACCGGGGCGATCTGCGCGGCCGCGGTCGTGATCACCATTCCGATCATTCTGTTCGTGCTGTTCTTCCAGCGTCGCATCGTGTCCGGTCTGACCTCCGGCGCAGTCAAGGGGTGAATTGCAGTGGCTGACATCGTGCTGGACAAGGTGAGCAAGAAGTTCCCGGACGGGACCGTGGCGGTCCACGACGTCGACCTGGAGATCGCCGACGGCGAGTTCGTGATCCTGGTCGGCCCGTCGGGCTGCGGCAAGTCGACCACCCTGAACATGATCGCCGGGCTGGAGGACATCAGCGGCGGTGAACTGCGGATCGGCGGCCAGCGGGTCAACGACAGGGCGCCCCGGGACCGGGACATCGCCATGGTCTTCCAGTCGTACGCCCTCTACCCGAACATGACGGTCCGGGAGAACATGGCGTTCCCGCTCCGGCTGGCGAAGCTGGACAAGGCGACGATCGAGCGGAAGGTCGACGACGCCGCCCGGGTGTTGGAACTGACCGCACTGCTGGACCGCAAACCGGCGAACCTCTCCGGCGGCCAGCGCCAGCGGGTGGCCATGGGCCGGGCCATCGTCCGCAACCCGAAGGCGTTCCTGATGGACGAGCCGCTGTCCAACCTGGACGCGAAACTGCGGGTCCAGATGCGTACGGTGGTGTCCCGGTTGCAGAAGCAGCTCGGCACGACAACCGTCTACGTCACCCACGACCAGACCGAGGCGATGACGCTCGGTGACCGGGTGGTGATCATGCGGGCCGGAGCCGTGCAGCAGGTCGGCCCACCCCAGGAGCTGTACGACAACCCGGTGAACCTGTTCGTCGCCGGGTTCATCGGCTCGCCGTCGATGAACTTCCTGCACGCCGAGGTGGCCGACGGCCGGCTGCGTACGGCCGTCGGCGAACTGCCGCTGGGCGACCGTCTCCGGCGGGAACTGGAGGCCGCCGACGCACCACGGAACCTGATCCTCGGCATCCGCCCCGAACACTTCGAGGACGCGGTCCTGGTCGACGACGACACCCGGGAGCGCGGGGTGGAGTTCGAGGCGCCGGTCGACATCGTCGAGTCGATGGGCTCGGACAAGTACGTCTACCTCAGCGTCGAGGGGGAGCGGGCCACCGCCGCCGAGCTGGAGGAACTCGCCGCCGACGCGGGTGCCGAGGGACTGGGCGGCTCCGGTGCGGACCTGGTGACCCGGCTGTCGGCGGAGTCGACGGTGGCCGAGGGCGAGAGCCGGCGGATCTGGTTCAACCTGGAGAAGATCCATCTGTTCGACCCGACCAACGGCCGCAACCTCACCCTGCACGAGGGCCGGGCGGCGGGCGCTCTCGCCTCCTGACCGGCGCCCCCGGGACCACGAGGGGCTCGGCCCGGTCCGTACGGGCCGAGCCCCTCGTGATCTCCCGGATCGTCCGACCCGTGCCACGGAACTCGGCACCCGAGGCGCCGGCGATCACGTAGCGTCATTTGTGTGCGTACGGGATCAGGGGTGCCTCGGCGCCAGCGGGACGATCCGTGACCCCCCTCGCGATCCTGCTGGCCCTCTGCGCCGCCGCCTGCTTCGCCCTGGGAGCCGCCCTACAGCAACGCGCCGCCCGGCGGGAACCGCCGCACAACACCTTCGACCCCCGGCTGTTCATGCGGCTGCTGCGCCGGCCCACGTGGCTGCTGGGCAAGCTGCCCGACATCACCGGCACCGTGCTCCAGGCGGTCGCGCTCCGGTACGGTCCGCTGACCCTGGTCCAACCGTTGCTGATCAGCGGCATGTTCCTGGCCATTCCGCTGGAGGCGGCGCTGGACCGCAGACGTCCGCACCCCCGCGACGTCATCGCCGTCACCTCGTGCGTGATCGGGCTCGGGGCCTTCCTCATCGTCGCGCGCCCCCGGCCGGGCGTGCCCGAGCCGTCGGTGATGGCCTGGGTCGGGGTGGGGCTCGCCAGCGGCCTGGTCGTGGTGATCTGTCTCGCGCTCGCCCACCGTGCCACGAGCGCGCTGCGCGGCACCCTGCTCGGGGTCGCCACCGGGATCTTCTACTCCGGGGTGGCGGTCCTGCTCAAGGCGTTCACCGGACGGGTCTTCGCCGACCCGTTCTCGGCACTCACCGACTGGCACCTCTACGCCCTGATCCTGGTCGGTCTGGGTGGCGTGATGCTGAACCAGAACGCGTTCCAGAACGGTCCGCTCGCCGCACCGCTGACCGCGATCACCCTGGTCGACCCGGTGGCCAGCGTGGTGATCGGCGTGACCGCGTTCCACGAGACCCTCTCGATCAGCGGGCTGCGGCTGCTCATCGAGGTGCCCGCCGTACTCGCCATGATCTTCGGGATCTGGTTGGCCAGCACCCGGCCCGGTGGTCGGGGCGGCGGCGGGGAGAAACCCGGACCGGATCCCGACGTCTGAGCACCCCGGACGGGGGTCTCGCGGGCGAACCGCCCGCGAGACCCACGGGGTGCCGTGCGGTCGGGGCACACCACCCCTTCCCCCGCTCGGGTCAGGACCTGTCGAGGGCAACCTGGTCGGTGGCGGAGCCGTCCAGCGCCGGGCCGCCGGTCGTGCCGATCGGAATCCGGCGGGGCTTGGCCTGCTCGGCGACCGGGATCGTCAGGGTCAGCACACCGTCCTGCCAGGTCGCGCTGATCCGGTCGAGGTCGAGGCCGTCGCCCATGGTCAGCCGCCGCTCGAACGTGCCGGTGGCGCGCTCGCGCCGTACCCACTGCACGTCGGCGTCGGTGCGGGCGCTGCGCTCGGCCCGGATGGTCAGGACCCGGCCGTCGACGCTCACGTCGACCGAGCCGGGGTCGATGCCGGCGAGGTCGCAGTGCAGCACGAAGTGGTCACCGGATCGGTACAGGTCCATCGGCATCGCCATGGTCGCGGCACCGCCCCCGGCGGTGCCGAACACCTGACCGGCCAGACGGTCGAAGTCGCGGAAAGGATCGAAAGTCAGCACCACGCCAACCACCTCCTCGAGACTGCCCACCGGCGGATCCGGTGGGTCTGTGGCGCTCGGATTCCGAGGTCGCCCCTGCCTCGTCGCGGTGGTCGGTCACCGCACGGGCCAGGTGCGACAGTTAATTTTTTAGCACTCTCCCCCCGTGAGTGCCAACCCGTTCGGGCAGAAAATTTTCGTCCCCGTCGTGCCGCTGCTCGACGCGGCGTCACCCGTTCGTGCGAAAGCGCACCGGCATCGGGTCGTACGACCCCGGTTACCCGGCATTCGCGGCGTTTCCGGGTACCCGTCTCACTACCATCCAGGTGACAGCCAGTGCCCGACCCGGCCCGCCGGGCGCGCCTGGTACGACAACCTCGAAACCCTGTCCCGGCACCGCTTTGCCGGCGGCCTCGCCGTGGCCTTGACCGCCCGATCCGTAGGGAAGCGTGAGGCACGATGAAGGATGCGGAAACCGTAGTCATGCCCCGGCTCGCGGCGGAGGTCGGAGCCGAGGATCCGTGGGGCGAGGACCGGGACGGGCGGGGACGCCGCGACGGGAGGACGGATCGCGGCGAGCGCGGCCGGTCCGGCGTCCACCGGGTCGGCTGGCGGGTCGCCCCATGGCTGGTGCCGGGGCTGCTGATGGGCGGGTTGAGCGCCCGGGGTGTCGCCGCGCCCGGACTCTGGATGGACGAACTCGCCACCTGGGGCATGGCGACCTCGACGTGGCGGGAGAACCTGTCCCCGCAGCGGTGGGCCGATGTCACCGGCACCCCGTACCACCTGTTCATGCGGGTGTGGGTGGAGTACTTCGGTGCCTCCGACCTGTCCCTGCGAGCCCCCTCGATGCTGGCCATGACCGTCGCCGCGGCACTCGTCGGGGTGCTGGGCGCGCGGCTGTTCACCCCGAGGGTCGGACTGTTCGCCGGGGTCATCTTCGCCCTGCTGCCGACCTCGACCAGGTACGCGCAGGAGGCCCGGCCGTACGCGTTCGCCCTGCTCGCCGCCGTACTCGCCACCCTGTTCCTGGTGCTGGCCATCCACCGGCCGAAGCACTGGAGGTTCGCGGCGTACGCGGTCGCGGTCGTGCTCCTGGGGCTCTCCCACGTCGTCGCGCTGGTGCTGATCGCCGGGCACGGGTGGGCGGTGCTCGCCTTCGGCCGGAAGGTGGCGTACCGGTGGGCGGTGGCGGCGTCCGCCGGTGTGCTGCCGGTGGCCGGACTGCTCTGGCTCGGTTCCCGGTACGCGACCCGGATCAGCCGGTTCCCCGATGCCGGCGGGCAGTTGCTCGCCGCCACCCCGAGAGAGCTGTTCGGCGCCACCGCGATCGGTCTGGTGCTGCTCGGGTTGGCGCTGTTCAGCCTCCCGCTGCGCTACTCCGCGGCCATCTACACCGCGTGGGCGGTGGTTCCGCTGCTCGTCCTGTTGCTGGTCGCGCAGGTGACGCCGGTGGGGCTGCCGCAGAGCCTGATCTTCACCCTCCCGGCCTGGGCCACGCTCGGCGCGGCGGCCCTCGGCCGGGCACCCGTCCATCTGGGGATGGTGGCGCTGGTCGCGATCGGGTTGATCGGACTGCCGGTCCAGGCGGCGTTCCGCGCACCCGACGGTCACCGCCAGGCCACCCGGCAGCTCGCCGCGATCGTCGATTCCGGGATGCGTCCCGGTGACGGTGTCGTCTACCGCTCGGCCGGTGGCGACGGGAGCTGGGACGGTAGGGGTGTGCTCGCGCGTTACCTGTCGGACGACCGGCAGCCGGCGGACCTGCTCGCCACCGGCTCGGTACGCGTAGACGGGCAGCTACCGACCAGCGAGTGCGCCGACGTCGCGCGGTGTCTCGGTGACACCCGCCGACTGTGGGTGGTCCGGCTCGGCACGCTGGCCGACCCGATCCACGACCTCGGCGACCGCAAGGAGTACGTGCTGCGTGCGCGGTACGAGGTGGCGCAGGTGTGGCGGGTCACCGGGTTCACCCTGGCCCTGCTGGTCGACGAGCGGACAGCGCTCTGAGGGTTGGCACGCGTCCGGGGCCTCAGGGCCGGGACGAAATTTCGGGGTGAATTGGGCCTGACGCCAGGCTTTCGGGTGACTAGTAGGGATCGCCTGGTTTGTCAGCGCCACCCGCTTAGGATCTGGTCTAGCAGGGTTTGTGCGAGCAGAGTTCAGGTTCTTGGGGGAATTGTGAGCGTCGCCGGCCAGACACGCCCGTCCCAACCCGCCACCCCAACCATGTCCGAGCGCCCCGGCACCATCCGGCCCGGGTCGGCCCGCCGACGTCCCGGCCGCCGGCAGCGCAACATCAGCGCCCGGGTCGCGTACGCGGGCTGCGGGACCACCGCCGGCCCGCTCGTCCCACCACGGGCGGAGGAGTCGCCGGTCGAGTTCCGCCACGTCGCCTCGCCCGCGTCGAGACTGGTCCTGACCGTCCTGGTGTTCGTCAACGCCGGCGCCGGACTGCTCTTCGTCGGCTGGCTGATGCTGCCCGGACACGTACCCGGAGCGGGCGGGTCCGGGTTGGGGGCCTGGCAGACGATGCTGGCCCGGATCGGCTTCTGCGTGGTCGTCGCCGTCGAGCTGATCCGCATCGCGCAGAACGTGTCGGTCTGGGTCTTCGCGTACAACGCCAAGGACCCGGTCCCGGTCGACCCACCGATCGGCCTGCGGGTCGCCCTGCTCACCACGATCGTGCCGAGCAAGGAACCGATCGAGGTCGCCGAGCGGACCCTGCGCCGGATGAGACAGATCGTCTACTGCGGACCGGTGGACGTCTGGATTCTCGACGAGGGCGACGACCCGGCCGTGAAGGAGATGGCCGCGCGGCTCGGCGTACGTCACTTCAGCCGCAAGGGGCGGCCGGAGTACAACCAGCCCAGCGGCGAGTTCCGGGCCCGGACGAAGTCGGGCAACCACAACGCCTGGCGGGCGGAGCACGAGCACCGCTACGACGTGGTCGCCAACGTCGACCCCGACCACGTACCGCTGCCCGGTTTCCTCGAGCGCACGCTCGGCTACTTCCGCGACCCGGACGTCGCGTTCGTGGTGACGCCGCAGGTCTACGGCAACATGCACCAGAACTGGGTCGCCCACGGGGCCTCGGTCCAGCAGTACCTCTACAACGGGCTGATCGCGCGCGGCGGGAACGGACTGGACGCGCCGTTGCTCACCGGCACCGGCCACCTCTACCGGCCCTCGGCGTGGCGGACCATCGGCGGCTACCAGGACTCGATCATCGAGGACCACCTGACCAGCATCCGGATCCACGCCGCGGCCAACCCGACGACCGGGAACCGGTGGAAGGGCGTCTACACCCCCGACGTGGTGGCGATCGGGGAGGGCCCCACGTCCTGGGCGGACTACATGAACCAGCAGAAACGGTGGGCGGCCGGCATCTGGGAGATCCTGGTCCGCCCCGACCTGCGGGCCCCGCGCGACCTCGGCTCCCGGCGGCGCTGGCAGTACCGCCTGCTCCAGTTCTACTACCCGAGCGTGGCGGTCAGCCTGCTGCTGGGCAACCTGGCCACCGCGCTCTACATGCTCACCGGCGTGAGCACGGTCCAACTCGACACCCGGGTCTGGGCGGTGCTCTGGGGCTCGACCATCGTCACCTGGTTCATGCTCTGGCTCTGGCTGCGCCGCTACAACATCGCCCGACACGAACGCGAGGAGATCGGCGTCGTGGGCATGGCACTGGCCCTGTTCGTGGGACCGATCTACGTGGCGGCGGGACTCGCCGCCGTGCTGCGCCGCCGGCTCGCCTTCGTGGTCACCGCCAAGGGCAAGCTGCGTACCACCGAGTCGCTCGGCACGTTCCGGCTGCACTTCCTCTGGGCCGGCTTCGCCGCCGCCATGCTCGTGCTGAGTTTCGTCCTGGACCACAGCTACCCGCTGCTGCGGGTCTGGCCGGCGCTCACCCTGGTGGCGAGCCTGGCCCCGCCCGCGATCGCGATCGTGACCGGACTGGTGGCGCGCGTCGAGCAGCGCGACGACCCGACCGGCGCCCCTACTCAGGGCACGGCGGGGCACGGCGACACGGCCCGGTGGGCCATCTACTACGTCGACGGGCACGGCCGCAACGAGTGGTCACCCCCGGCCGCGGTACGCATCGACGCCGGCGTGCACGGTCGGCTCGATCCGGGCGGGTACGCCCGACTGGACACCGGCGGTCACACACGGTTGGACGCGGGCGGTCACACCCGACCGGCGCACACGCCAAGGAACGGTTGAGGAGCGGGCGATGCTGAGGCTGACGCTACCGCGCGTACTGGTCGCGCTGGTTGCCGTACTCCTGTTGACGTACGCGTTCGCGGTCGCGCCGCGAACCGCGG of the Micromonospora sp. NBC_01796 genome contains:
- a CDS encoding ABC transporter substrate-binding protein, whose translation is MSDPERARPGRFRLGAAALGLALLAPLAACGSDTGGNGGVPTVNLYYPPEQNLQKVVDDCNAQAGGRYRIAYRILPRAADDQRVQLVRRLAAEDTGMDVLGLDVTWTQEFASAGWLREWTGEQRAEAERGTLAKPLETARYEDKLFAAPKNTNVQLLWYRFDLVDQPPRTWDEMIEASQQLKSRGGPYRVITMGAQYEGLVVLYNTLVASAGGQILNEEGTKAVFDDGAVRALEVLRRFATAGITTPSFSNTIEDQARLEFQSGGGAFQINWPFVYPAMQEADPEMAKKVRWARIPGVDPQTPSRVTIGGVNLAVSRYSRHPEESFEAASCLRSPDHQKFSAINDGVPPTIESVYADPEMAQAYPMRDTILEELKDAATRPRSPAYQNISTVLSATLSPPSGIRPEQTADRLRDAAQDALESKGVLP
- a CDS encoding carbohydrate ABC transporter permease; its protein translation is MSRPDTDTTPDRAASGKAEQAGPPARIPRQRGGRAPLSEGKRAERRLAWLLCAPAAFVMLAVTAYPILYSVWLSLQRFDLKFPDQREFVGLANYATVLSNEYWWTAFGVTMLITVVTVAVELVLGMGLAIVMHRTIVGRGLVRTAALIPYGIVTVVAAFSWRYAWTPGTGYLATLFGEGAPLTERASALGIIMVAEIWKTTPFMALLLMAGLALVPEDLLKAASMDGATGWQRFTKVMLPVMKPAILVALLFRTLDAFRVFDNIFVLTAGSNETSSVSMLAYNNLIRGLNLGIGSTMSVLIFLTVAIIAFVFVKLFGTAAPGSTDEGRR
- a CDS encoding carbohydrate ABC transporter permease, encoding MAAADTTVAAKWRWGLLDLVVVVFALVPVLWIASLSFKTTATLTDGNFIPREWTLDNYRTIFETDQFVWALANSIGIALIATAIAVVLGTMAAYAVARLDFPGKKLLVGVSLLIAMFPQVSLVSPLFEIERSLGLFDTWPGLILPYITFALPLAIYTLSAFFKQIPWDLEKAAKMDGATQGQAFRRVIAPLAAPGVFTTAILVFIFCWNDFLFAISLTSTERSRTVPVALSFFTGESQFEDPTGAICAAAVVITIPIILFVLFFQRRIVSGLTSGAVKG
- a CDS encoding ABC transporter ATP-binding protein codes for the protein MADIVLDKVSKKFPDGTVAVHDVDLEIADGEFVILVGPSGCGKSTTLNMIAGLEDISGGELRIGGQRVNDRAPRDRDIAMVFQSYALYPNMTVRENMAFPLRLAKLDKATIERKVDDAARVLELTALLDRKPANLSGGQRQRVAMGRAIVRNPKAFLMDEPLSNLDAKLRVQMRTVVSRLQKQLGTTTVYVTHDQTEAMTLGDRVVIMRAGAVQQVGPPQELYDNPVNLFVAGFIGSPSMNFLHAEVADGRLRTAVGELPLGDRLRRELEAADAPRNLILGIRPEHFEDAVLVDDDTRERGVEFEAPVDIVESMGSDKYVYLSVEGERATAAELEELAADAGAEGLGGSGADLVTRLSAESTVAEGESRRIWFNLEKIHLFDPTNGRNLTLHEGRAAGALAS
- a CDS encoding DMT family transporter; its protein translation is MTPLAILLALCAAACFALGAALQQRAARREPPHNTFDPRLFMRLLRRPTWLLGKLPDITGTVLQAVALRYGPLTLVQPLLISGMFLAIPLEAALDRRRPHPRDVIAVTSCVIGLGAFLIVARPRPGVPEPSVMAWVGVGLASGLVVVICLALAHRATSALRGTLLGVATGIFYSGVAVLLKAFTGRVFADPFSALTDWHLYALILVGLGGVMLNQNAFQNGPLAAPLTAITLVDPVASVVIGVTAFHETLSISGLRLLIEVPAVLAMIFGIWLASTRPGGRGGGGEKPGPDPDV
- a CDS encoding Hsp20/alpha crystallin family protein, translating into MVLTFDPFRDFDRLAGQVFGTAGGGAATMAMPMDLYRSGDHFVLHCDLAGIDPGSVDVSVDGRVLTIRAERSARTDADVQWVRRERATGTFERRLTMGDGLDLDRISATWQDGVLTLTIPVAEQAKPRRIPIGTTGGPALDGSATDQVALDRS
- a CDS encoding glycosyltransferase family 39 protein, with the translated sequence MKDAETVVMPRLAAEVGAEDPWGEDRDGRGRRDGRTDRGERGRSGVHRVGWRVAPWLVPGLLMGGLSARGVAAPGLWMDELATWGMATSTWRENLSPQRWADVTGTPYHLFMRVWVEYFGASDLSLRAPSMLAMTVAAALVGVLGARLFTPRVGLFAGVIFALLPTSTRYAQEARPYAFALLAAVLATLFLVLAIHRPKHWRFAAYAVAVVLLGLSHVVALVLIAGHGWAVLAFGRKVAYRWAVAASAGVLPVAGLLWLGSRYATRISRFPDAGGQLLAATPRELFGATAIGLVLLGLALFSLPLRYSAAIYTAWAVVPLLVLLLVAQVTPVGLPQSLIFTLPAWATLGAAALGRAPVHLGMVALVAIGLIGLPVQAAFRAPDGHRQATRQLAAIVDSGMRPGDGVVYRSAGGDGSWDGRGVLARYLSDDRQPADLLATGSVRVDGQLPTSECADVARCLGDTRRLWVVRLGTLADPIHDLGDRKEYVLRARYEVAQVWRVTGFTLALLVDERTAL
- a CDS encoding glycosyltransferase family 2 protein; translated protein: MSERPGTIRPGSARRRPGRRQRNISARVAYAGCGTTAGPLVPPRAEESPVEFRHVASPASRLVLTVLVFVNAGAGLLFVGWLMLPGHVPGAGGSGLGAWQTMLARIGFCVVVAVELIRIAQNVSVWVFAYNAKDPVPVDPPIGLRVALLTTIVPSKEPIEVAERTLRRMRQIVYCGPVDVWILDEGDDPAVKEMAARLGVRHFSRKGRPEYNQPSGEFRARTKSGNHNAWRAEHEHRYDVVANVDPDHVPLPGFLERTLGYFRDPDVAFVVTPQVYGNMHQNWVAHGASVQQYLYNGLIARGGNGLDAPLLTGTGHLYRPSAWRTIGGYQDSIIEDHLTSIRIHAAANPTTGNRWKGVYTPDVVAIGEGPTSWADYMNQQKRWAAGIWEILVRPDLRAPRDLGSRRRWQYRLLQFYYPSVAVSLLLGNLATALYMLTGVSTVQLDTRVWAVLWGSTIVTWFMLWLWLRRYNIARHEREEIGVVGMALALFVGPIYVAAGLAAVLRRRLAFVVTAKGKLRTTESLGTFRLHFLWAGFAAAMLVLSFVLDHSYPLLRVWPALTLVASLAPPAIAIVTGLVARVEQRDDPTGAPTQGTAGHGDTARWAIYYVDGHGRNEWSPPAAVRIDAGVHGRLDPGGYARLDTGGHTRLDAGGHTRPAHTPRNG